The genomic interval TTTATTCAGGGAAGGCAGATAAGGACCAATGAATCCTAATTAGTGAATGGAACAAAGGTCTGTATCTGCAGTGGTTAACTATGTATATGCCTATCTCTCAGAACTGTGTCTACAAACATGAGTTATCCTATCACATCTACTTATCTTAGAGATATGCTACAGTCCTCGTCTAGGAACCCAgtattttctgtttgatttttattctcATTAATAAAACACTTTAGAACTAACCTCAAAAGGAAGCATGAGGATAATTTTAGTGGTTTTTGAAACACGAGTACAGGCAAACAGCAAATCTAGCCGCTGCTGATAGCAGGGAGATGGAGAGTAGGGATTGCGAACACCTTGTGCTTTTTAGTTAGGTCCAAGAAAGTTAATATATTCAAAGTGGTAGTCCACAGAGAGCTGTatgcaggaagaggaggggaggcattcagagaaagagtGAAATATCCCGGAGTTTTTAATAACATTTGCTGAAATTTTTGCATgttataaaatacacataaaggaaagaaaaaaatatgctgaaTACCAAGCCACAAAACAAAGCCATAGATTTATGTCCAAGGATAAAATATTATACCAGGAACACATactgagaaataaaaagataatccCTTAGCTCAAATAGTGCTGTGTATTTACCAGAGTGGACATGCAATTGTATCTTAAGCTATTTCAATTTAATTACAATTCAGTTTGGACTCTGGAACATGGGAGTTTGTGGTACATATTGTCATGTGTCCAAGGCAAACTGTGACATTTTATACTTGAGTAATATGAATAAATGATTCAATTTTTGTACTTCATAatttacatgaaaataataaTCACCAAATTCTAATATCATTGGGAGAATACTTGGAATGGACGTATAAAATTGATGTCTAGAAAAGTCtttggagccaggcagtggtggtgcatgactttaatcccagcacttgggaggcagaggcaggtgggtttctaagttcaaggccagcctggtctacagagtgagttccaggacagccagagctacacagagaaaccctgtctcaaaaaaaaaaaaaaaaaaaaaaaaaaaaaaaaaaaaaaaaacaaacaaaaaacaaaaaaaaaaaaaaaaaaaaaacaaaaacaaaaaaaaaacaaaaaacaaacaaacaaaaaaaaaacaacaacaacaaaaaagaagtctttggaaagtagcaacagaaaatatGAGCTTTTGCTAAGCTCAGAAGTAGATTGAGATATAACCAACACATAACTTTTATCAAATTGTTAAATAATCTCAATACTACATGTAGTCTATAAATGTGAAAATCATCTATTAATAATCTTTAAATTCTAATACATGTAACCCTCTGTAAAATTACTAGATCAAATTTGATTTGGGGAAAGCTCTATCCTAGAAAATTGCAAAGTCTAGATTTTGCTTAACTAAGTCATATGTCCACCCAGACttaagcttttttattttgattcagCTTTATCATCAAGTTTCTCTTTTCCAATGTTTATAAACAATCTCATGATTTAAAGGTTACACTGATGGAGAACAGTACCGAAGTGACATATTTTCTCCTGCTGGGAATCACAGATGACCCACGACTACAGCTTCCACTTTTCATGACATTTTTCCTCATCTACACCATCACCCTGGTAGGAAATCTGGGGATGATCCTGCTGATTGTCCTGGATTCTCATCTTCACACGCCCATGTACTTTTTTCTAGGTAATCTGTCCTTGGTTGACTTTTGTTACTCCTCAGCTGTCACACCAACAGTCATGACTGGGCTACTAATAGGAGACAAGATCATTTCCTATAATGACTGTGCTGCTCAGATGTTCTTTTTTGCTGGCTTTGCTACTGTGGAAAATTATCTGTTGGCCTCAATGGCTTATGATCGCTATGCAGCAGTGTGTAAGCCACTACATTATTCATCTACCATGACTACCACTGTATGTATAAGTCTCTCTATAGTTTCCTATGCCTGTGGTTTCCTGAATGCCTCCATCCACATTGGGGacactttccttctttccttctgtagGTCTAATGTGGTCCATCACTTTTTCTGTGATGTTCCAGCAGTCATGGTTCTCTCTTGCTCTGATAGACATGTTAGTGAGCTTGTTCTTGTTTATATAGTAAGCTTCAATATCTTTGTTGCTCTCTCAGTTATTTGGATAtcctatatattcatttttatcacaatctttaaaatgaaatcaagtgCTGGATATCGAAAGGCTATATCCACTTGTGCCTCACACTTCACTGCAGTGTCAATTTTCTATGGGACAATCATATTCATGTACTTGCAGCCAAGCTCCAGTCACTCCATGGACACTGACAAAATTGCATCTGTGTTCTACACCATGATCATCCCTATGCTGAACCCTCTGGTCTATGGCTTGAGGAACAAGGAGGTTAAGAGTGCATTCACAAAAACTTTTCAAGTGGCAAAATAGTCTGTAGTGTTTTGCTTTTAATGTTGTAGGataaaaaataattctcattttTCATCCGCATGCAATTGAATTCCAGAATGGATTATCATATTTCTGTAAATTTACTAccgagaaaaaaaaatactgtattagAATCATATCTCTGAGattttttgtaagttttcttgCCAGTACTTCTGTGagcaatatatatgtatttttactgGGTTATTCATTAAATTTCATCTTACTATCAGTAAAATTtagaaaagtattttcaaaattgAGCATAatcatgtatctatgtatgtgatATTCTTTGactccaaagaacctttaagaAAACTTGTTATGTTGACACTTTCTGATTGCTTTCATCTTGCTTCAATGCCATTTTTATTACTGCATTGATTGTTCAGTGATAAATTGTAGAGCTTGCCTTTTCTAATACAAGATGTGTAAGGAGTCACATATTATCTTTGTAATAAAACTTTCTAGAACAGCCCATAAAATAATGATGGAATTTTACATGATATTTTGATGAATGATTAGATCACAGTGATTCAATCTGCCTTTTAGACATTGAAGTCAGGCACTTTTAAATATATTCCTATTCTGTAGACAAACTGTATTTACTAAAAAGTGATGGTtctaaacttaaatttttaagtTCTGTGAAATAAATTAGAAGGATTTTATCTGAACTGGAGTTTCTGAGCTCCACACTGGGATTCACAGGATAGCCTacattttgagagagagagagagagagagagagagagagagagagagagagagagagattattccTGGCTAGAGGtcatttttgtgatattttaaataaattttgaatgTAACTTTATTATTgtttgagagaaaaacaacaggTCAGACAAGTTGAAAGTCTTGGCAGCTGCTTAGGAGATGGTAAAGGAGACCAGCAAAAGAGAAAGCCAGGCTGTTTGCAATGGTGAACAGGAAATGGAGGTGTGAACCTTCAGAACAGGAACCCCTACATTATTAGGTAAACCATACTCGGTATCTATGAACATGAGCATGCTTCACCAGGCTTACATCAAGTACAGATTGTTAGAAGTACAAACATCTTAATACTATAGAAATATGCTCACAAGTGTGAGAGTCGGTTAATGAGATTTTGGGCCATTGTAGCCTCTGTCCTTTTTCTTAGGTCATTTATCTAATACCATCCTCTACAAGCTtgtatatgggggtgggggggggtgggggggggtggggggggtggggaggtgggggggtggggggggcggggtatgcatccagatccatccactgtctgccatgtgaataaaccggttttggaaacccaaggacttcctcgggTATTGGGGCTGTGCCACCATGAGAAACcgtgaggagccggggagaggcttttagttaatgagcagtcgggcccaacttccagctggagaaactcAGAGCGTtcctagccaactacccacaaCTGGGcaccccagtcatattttttccctGCAGTGGATGGCAGAATTGTTGACATGGCAATATGGCTAATGTCCAATTATAAGTGagtacccaacaaagaaaaagaatgtcagaccaattttccttatgaatattgatgcaaaatactcaataaaatcctcacAAACTAAAtgcaagaatacatcaaaaccatcatttcacatgatcaagtaggtttcatcccagaaatggagaaatggttctatatatggaaatccatcaacataatccactatataaacaaactcaaaggaaaaaaaaaaacacatgatcatctcattagatgctgaaaaagacttggacaaaataaaacacccactcatgttaaaaatcttggaaagatcagacattcaaggcccatacttaaacataatagaagcaatatacaacaaaccaataACGAACATCAaaccaaatggagagaaacttgaagtaatcccactaaaatcagagactagacaatgttgcccactctctccctatgttGTAAATATAGTGCTCAAAGTTCTAGCAAGAGCAATTATCCAAAAATAGGAGGTCAAAAGGatagaaaatataaaggaagaagtgaagatatcactatttgcagatgatgtaatagtatatttaagtgaccacaaaaattcCAACAGAAAACTTCTACAGATAAATAACTtctgcaaagtggctggatataaaaattaactcaaacaaatcaatagccttcctctactcaaagtataagtagtctgagaaagaaattagagaaataacacccttcataatagtcacaaataatataaaatatcttagtgtgacTCTTACTAAGGAAAGAAAGACCTGTaagagaagaacttcaagtctctgaagaaagaaattgaagaagacctcagaagatggatagatcttccatgctcatggattggcaggattaacatagtaaagtTCACCatttttccaaaagcaatctacagattcaatgtaatccccaacaaaattacaactcaatttttcacagagaaagatctatttttaaattcatctgggataacaaaaaaaacaatgatagcaaaaactattctcaacaataagaaaaattctgggggaatcatcctccctgatctcaagctgtactacagaacactagtgataaaaaccacatggtgttgctacagagacagacaagtagaTCAAAAGAataattgaagactcagaaatgaatccacatacctatggtcacttgattattgaaaaagaagacaaaaccatccaatggaaaaaagacagcatattcaacaaatggtgctgactCTAGTGGTGGTcagcaggtagaagaatgcaaattgattcattcttatcttcttatacaaagctcaagtccaaattgatcaaggacctccacataaaactagatatactgaatctaatagaagagaaagtgtgaaaGAGCCTTGAAGATATCAGCACTGGgaacaattttctaaacagaacaccagtggctcaggctatAAGATCACATATTGAAAAATGgtatctcataaaattgaaaagctgtGTAAGTAAAAGGACTCCATTAACAAGACAAATTGCaacctacatattgggaaaagatctttaccaaccctttatccaatagagggctaatagccaatgtatacaaagaactcaagaagttagactcttgagaaccaaataaccctcttaaaatggggcacagagcttatcaaagaattttcaactgaggaatatcaaatttCTAAGAACCatctgaagaaatgttcaacattcttagccattagACAtctgcaaattaaaacaaccttgagattctacctcacaccaatcaaaattgctaagatcaaaaactaaggtgacaGCTTACACAGTTGGCGTGTCTTCCAGGAGGTCTGCCATAACCAAGTCATGGAAGGGCTGCCCTCATCTAGGGATACAGGAAGCCTGCTCTATCCAGGAACACAGCTGAGCAGAGGTCTCATGTGAGTCCCTATTCATAGCAGATCTACTGAGAGACCAGCAGACTATATGGTGGGAAGAGGGGACAGACATACCAATCTGTAGCAGCCAGGGTACAGGCCAGAAGGGATATGGGGTTTACACAGAAAAGATGgtccctgcttcttctgggtcACACAAGGAGTCTAAAGGTTTCTTCTGAGGCCATATCTGAAGCAAAAATCAAATATCTCATCCAAAGCAAAGAACACCACCATCATTCCTATTGAACAACAAAGGCATTAAAAGATGAACTAGGACTTGTATAaccagagaggggagacagggtttgtgtgtttgtttgtt from Arvicanthis niloticus isolate mArvNil1 chromosome 1, mArvNil1.pat.X, whole genome shotgun sequence carries:
- the LOC117716196 gene encoding olfactory receptor 5B3-like, whose amino-acid sequence is MENSTEVTYFLLLGITDDPRLQLPLFMTFFLIYTITLVGNLGMILLIVLDSHLHTPMYFFLGNLSLVDFCYSSAVTPTVMTGLLIGDKIISYNDCAAQMFFFAGFATVENYLLASMAYDRYAAVCKPLHYSSTMTTTVCISLSIVSYACGFLNASIHIGDTFLLSFCRSNVVHHFFCDVPAVMVLSCSDRHVSELVLVYIVSFNIFVALSVIWISYIFIFITIFKMKSSAGYRKAISTCASHFTAVSIFYGTIIFMYLQPSSSHSMDTDKIASVFYTMIIPMLNPLVYGLRNKEVKSAFTKTFQVAK